The Bacteroides ovatus genomic interval AAACGTGCAGTAAAACTATAAATTAAAATTTGAAAATGAAAGAAAGTAATCCATATAAGCGTCTATATTCAGCTACGATAAAGTGTAATATTATAACAAATTCCATGGATGATACTTGTGTAATTTAGGGCATAACTAATCCATTTAAAAGCTTAAGGCTGCAAACTCTTACGGGTTTTGTAGCCTTTTTTGTTGTATAAATTCAAATATAAACTACTGAAATGTCCAATAAGAGTTTATAATAAACTGTAGACCCGTTTATAATAAACTATAAACGTTTTTATTATAAACTTAAAAAGAGTTTGTGTAAAAAGGATAAACTATTTTCAATGGATTGCGAAGGTGAGAATACGAGTGAATGGTTTTAGAATGTTTGAATGGTAAATATTGGATACATATTTCCTGGATGTACGATTCAGTTATTCAGGAAAATAAAGGCAGCTATTTTATTTGAGGTTATCCCCCGAATAATAATAGCTGCCTTATTTGTTTTTATCTTTTGAGGCTTTATTTTACCGGAATCTTATCAATACGGTTCTGATGGCGTCCGCCGTCAAATTTGGTAGAGAAGAACTCTGTCAAAATCATGTCCGCTTCTTCAGTGCTGATGAAGCGTCCCGGCATAACCAGTACATTAGCGTCATTGTGCTGACGAGCCAGGTGTGCGATTTCTGCATTCCAGCAGAGAGCAGCACGAACCCCTTGGTGCTTGTTCAGCGTCATATTGATTCCGTTTCCACTGCCACAGATAGCGATACCGGGATAACATTCTCCCGATTCCACTGCAAGAGCCAGCGGATGAGCATAATCCGGATAGTCTACGCTTGCGGTAGAGTTAGTTCCGAAATCCTTGTAAGCCCAGCCTTTTGCTTCCAGCCAGCCGCGAACATATTCTTTCAGTTCAAAACCGGCATGGTCGCATGCTAATCCGATTGTTTTCATTAGAGCATTGCTTTTACTTGGTTATATACGTTCTCGGCAGTAAATCCAAGTTTCTCATCCAACACTGTGTAAGGAGCAGAGAAACCGAAAGATTCCAATCCCCAAACTTTACCGTGGCAACCTACCAGACCTTGAAGAGTGACAGGCAGACCGGCAGTCATACCGAAAATCTTCGCATCTGCCGGAAGAATAGCTTCCTGATATTCTTTCGGTTGGTTGCGGAACAGACCTTCAGACGGAGCAGATACAATGCGTACCTTCACGCCATCTTTGCGAAGCAACTCTGTGCCGGCTACCAATGTAGCTACTTCAGAACCTGAAGCCACTAGGATAACATCCGGATTTTCGTCGGAACCTGCTACGATATAAGCACCCTTGGCTGCCTGTTCGTAATCTGTTCCTGTCGGTAAATTGGCAATATTCTGACGAGAAAAGATCAATCCTGTCGGAGTAGACATATTTTCCATAGCAAGTTTCCAAGCGATGGTTGTCTCTTCTGCATCAGCCGGACGAAGTACCAACATAGAGTTGTGTCCCTTATGATTTTTCAGTTTTTCCATCAGGCGGATTTGAGCTTCCTGTTCTACCGGTTCGTGAGTAGGACCGTCTTCACCTACGCGGAATGCGTCGTGTGTCCAGATGAATTTCACTGGTTGTTCCATCAAAGCAGCCATACGTACGGCAGGTTTCATGTAGTCGGAGAATACGAAGAAGGTACCGCAAGCAGCGATCACACCACCGTGGAGAGACATACCGATACAGATACAAGCCATTGACAGTTCAGATACACCTGCCTGGAAGAATGCTCCGCTGAAATCACCTTTCTTGAAAGAATGAGTCTTTTTCAGGAAACCGTCAGTCTTGTCAGAGTTAGAAAGGTCGGCCGAAGCAACGATCATGTTTTCTACCTGTGTAGCAAGTGCGCCCAATACGGTTGCAGATGCAGCACGAGTAGCGCTACCTGCTTTCTGTTCGATAGCAGCCCAGTCAACTTTCGGAGCTTTGCCCGAGAAGAAGAGTTCCAGTTTTGCAGCCAGTTCCGGGTTTGCTTTCGCCCATGCAGCTTTTGCAGCATATTTTTCAGCTACAATTTTCTTCAGTTCTTCTGCACGTTTTGCATACAGTTCGGCTACTTCCGGGAATATAACGAACGGGTTAGTAGGATCACCACCCAGATTCTTGATTGTATTTACGTATGCGTCGCCGCCGAGAGGAGCACCGTGTGTAGCGCAGTTAGCTTCATAGCTGCTGCCGTCTGCCTTGCGTGCACCTTTACCCATTACGGTTTTACCGATAATCAGCGTCGGGCGTTCTTTTTCAGCCTGTGCTTCTTTGATTGCCGCACGGATTTCGTCAGGATCATTACCGTTGATACTAAGTACGTTCCATCCCCATGCTTCATATTTCATGGCAGTATCTTCAACGGTTACATCTTTCGTTTCTGTAGAAAGCTGAATATCGTTGGAGTCATAGAACATAATCAGGTTGTCCAATCCCAATGCACCGGCAATACGTCCGGAACCTTGAGAGATTTCTTCCTGGATACCACCGTCAGAGATGTAAGCGTAAATGGTCTGATTCATCACCTCGTCGAAACGGGCTTTCAAGAATTTGGCAGCGATAGCAGCACCTACTGCAAAAGTATGTCCCTGTCCCAACGGACCAGAAGTATTTTCGATGCCACGCATGATGTCCACTTCAGGATGTCCCGGAGTAGGGCTTCCCCATTGACGGAATTCTTTCAGCTCGTCCAGCGTGAATTTTCCTGTCAATGCCAACGTAGAATAAAGCATCGGAGACATGTGGCCCGGGTCGAGGAAGAAGCGGTCACGTCCTTCCCAACGGGGATTTTCAGGATCGTATACTAGAAACTCAGAGAAGAGTACATTTACAAAATCAGCACCACCCATGGCGCCACCCGGGTGACCGGAATTGGCTTTCTCAACCATTGAAGCAGCAAGAATACGGATGTTATCCGCTGCACGATTCATAAGTTTGTTATCGTTCATATCATTAAAATTTAATTGATTTCTGTCAGATTGTTCGCAAAGATAACTCTTTATGTGGATTTAACAATCCAAAAGAGCTATCTTTTTTATCGACAATTTTACGGTCTTCTTGTTTGTGATACAATAAGTAATTACTCTAAAATTACTGTAACTCTAAAGTAACAATGGACTTAGCAGGAAGTTTTACCTTCATTGTACCTTTATTGATTTTTACCTCTTTGAAAGGTGCCGGTTTTACAATATTAGGTTTTTCAAAAGAATTGTAATCGGTCAGTTTGGAAGCGGTCAGAATCTCTCCGATAGCTTTCTTGGCTTTCGTATCACCCAGATTGATGGTGATTTCCTGCGCTTCATCAGCATCTACATTGGAAAGAGAAATATGGATCACCCCATCTTTATTTTTGGAAGCTGTGGCGCTTACCATCGGAACGGTGCGGTTATCACGTACACTCATCTTTTCGCAAGTCAGGTCGATAGGAAGATAAGTGGCATCCTGGTGTACTTTATACATCTTGAAGACATAATAAGTAGGCGTCAACACCATTTCTTTGTCTTTTGTCAGAATCATCGATTGAAGTACATTGACAATCTGCGCGATATTTGCCATTTTCAGGCGGTCTGTATATTTATGGAATACATCAAGACTTAAAGAAGCCACGAAAGCATCACGCAATGTGTTCTGCTGATACAGATGTCCTTTGATGGTTCCCGGTTCCTCATCCCACCAGGTTCCCCATTCGTCCAGTAAGAGAGCGATTTTCTTGTCCTTGTCATATTTGTCCATGATGGTACAATGTTTCTTGAGTACATCTTCCACTTCCAGACATTTGCCCATCGTCCAGTAATAATCATCCTTGTTGAATTGAGTGGCTGATCCTTTGCTGCCACTCCATCCGGTTACGGTATAATAGTGCAGAGAAAGACCGTCCATCCGGTGTCCTACACGATTCATCAATACATCTGTCCATTTGTAATCATAGTCACTTGCGCCACTGGCAATCTTGAACAGACGGTTGCCGTCATAATTGCGGCAATAAGTAGAATAACGACGATATAAGTCTGCGTAATATTCCGGACGCATGCTGCCACCGCACCCCCAGCTTTCATTTCCTACGCCGAGATATTTCAATTTCCATGCTTTGTCGCGACCATTCTTACGGCGAAGGTTGGCCATAGGCGAGTCTCCGTCAGAAGTCATATATTCCACCCATTTGGCAAGCTCTTCCACTGTGCCGCTACCTACATTTCCACTCACGTATGGTTCGCAACCCAGCATTTCGCAAAGATTCAAAAACTCGTGCGTTCCGAAACTGTTGTCTTCAATGGTACCGCCCCAGTTGTTGTTCACCATCTTCGGACGGTTCTCTTTCGGACCAATGCCATCCATCCAGTGGTATTCATCGGCAAAGCATCCGCCCGGCCAGCGAAGAACGGGAACGGACAAGTCTTTCAGTGCATTGAATACGTCTGTGCGATATCCCTTGATATTAGGAATATCCGAGTTTTCGCCTACCCAAAGACCGCCGTAGATACATGAACCCAAGTGTTCGGCAAACTGGCCGTAAATTTCCTTCGGTATGATTTCTTTGCCTTGGTCGGCATGTACGGTTATGGTAGCACTCTTTTGTGCAGAAAGAGATACAGATGCTGCCAGAAAAGCCGTGCTGACTAATAGTTTTGCTTTCATAAATGGTATTTGTTTAATGATTATTTTTTACCACAGATTACGCAGATTATCACAGATTGATTTTATTCTGACTGCTATCATGTTATAACCCATAAATAATCTGTGTTAATCCGTGTAATCTGTGGTGACTTCTATTTTAGTAAACGAACTTCATAAACGGCAGAGGTCCATTCCGTCCCGTCAGGGATAAAACGTATCAGACAACTACCCGTATTCAGTTTTTGAGGCAGAACGTATGAAAGGGTTATGAAACCGTCTTTATCCGCTTCACTGACAGTCGGATGAACAGCCAACTTTTCGTTATTCAAAAGAATAGCCACTTTATTGCGGTCATCTTTCCGTACCGTAATCAGGAGGCGGCTTGCTTCCTCTTTTACCTTCAATTGATAGCCGAACCAACCTTTGGCACGTCGGAAATGCCGGTCTTTATTCGTCCCTGTTTCTGCCTGTTCATACTGGATGCCATGGTCAGACTCCGGTTGCTGTTCGCCAGGGAAGATAAGGTCAATGGTTTGATTAGCCAATTCCGTTGCTTTTCGTTCAGCCGTTGCCATCTCTTCCTGAATCGCTTTAAACTGCTCTTCGCTTGCCTGCCGGAAATAAACGGCATAACGGGAATTATGCAGGCGGAAGAACGGAACGAGTTCCAATGCCTTGTCTTGTGCAGGATAAACCTCTCCGTTATAGCTGAAAGTAATCCGGCTATTCTGTTCTTTCTGAAGAGACTTGCAGATTGAATCTGGATTTCCTATCAGCATCGGAACTTCTTGCAGAGGAATTTGTTTGCCATGAGCGATATGTCCGCCACGACTGTCATCGGCATATAAACCGTCAAGATGTTCAGTGCCTGTGGAAGCTGCAAGAACGATCGGACCATATAAGAAAGCATAATAATCTTTCTTGTCGGGAATTTGTTCTACGCTGACTTTCATAGGCAAGTGGAAAGTAATGACATCCCCTTTTTCCCATTTGCGGGAGAGAGGAAGATACTGGTTACCTTTTGCCATAACGAACATTTTTCTTTTTCCATTGATGCTGACGCTATATCCTTTGGATTGGTTCGCCCATTCCGGAATACGTATCATTAAAGTACGTTTTTTCTTAGGCGCTTCATTTATTCGCAAAGTTACCTTGCCGTCATCGGGGAAACGGGTTTCCTGTGTCAAAATAATGCCTTGCTCTTTCCAGGTCAGTTGTGAAGGAATGAAGAGATTGACATAAAGAGTGTCTTTCCGATACGCATAGATAAATTCACCGTATTTGGTATGATTCTCCAAGCCTGAACCTACACAGCACCACATTGATGTTTCCGGTTGTGAGTACACGCGATAATGTCCCGGACGCATAGGAGTGAAGTAGACAAATCCACCTTTATCCGGCTCTTGTGACGCTAGAATATGATTGTAAAGCGCACGTTCGTAATAGTTTACGTAGTTGGGATCAGGTTCGTTTGTTTGATTCGGATTATGAGAATTCTGATAAAGCATTTTGGTAAGACGGAGCATGTTGTAAGTATTACAGGTCTCCGGTCCTTGAACGTCGTTCAGCATGGACGTGAAGTTATCCGACGGATGGAAATGTTCGCGTACACTATTTCCTCCGATGCAGACAGAACGGTGATTGACTACCGTGTTCCAGAAAAAACGGGCGGCATGATCCCACTCTGCAGCATGATTCCAATTCTTGTCGTCTTGTGAAAGTTCGGCTA includes:
- the rpiB gene encoding ribose 5-phosphate isomerase B translates to MKTIGLACDHAGFELKEYVRGWLEAKGWAYKDFGTNSTASVDYPDYAHPLALAVESGECYPGIAICGSGNGINMTLNKHQGVRAALCWNAEIAHLARQHNDANVLVMPGRFISTEEADMILTEFFSTKFDGGRHQNRIDKIPVK
- a CDS encoding transketolase family protein, with the translated sequence MNDNKLMNRAADNIRILAASMVEKANSGHPGGAMGGADFVNVLFSEFLVYDPENPRWEGRDRFFLDPGHMSPMLYSTLALTGKFTLDELKEFRQWGSPTPGHPEVDIMRGIENTSGPLGQGHTFAVGAAIAAKFLKARFDEVMNQTIYAYISDGGIQEEISQGSGRIAGALGLDNLIMFYDSNDIQLSTETKDVTVEDTAMKYEAWGWNVLSINGNDPDEIRAAIKEAQAEKERPTLIIGKTVMGKGARKADGSSYEANCATHGAPLGGDAYVNTIKNLGGDPTNPFVIFPEVAELYAKRAEELKKIVAEKYAAKAAWAKANPELAAKLELFFSGKAPKVDWAAIEQKAGSATRAASATVLGALATQVENMIVASADLSNSDKTDGFLKKTHSFKKGDFSGAFFQAGVSELSMACICIGMSLHGGVIAACGTFFVFSDYMKPAVRMAALMEQPVKFIWTHDAFRVGEDGPTHEPVEQEAQIRLMEKLKNHKGHNSMLVLRPADAEETTIAWKLAMENMSTPTGLIFSRQNIANLPTGTDYEQAAKGAYIVAGSDENPDVILVASGSEVATLVAGTELLRKDGVKVRIVSAPSEGLFRNQPKEYQEAILPADAKIFGMTAGLPVTLQGLVGCHGKVWGLESFGFSAPYTVLDEKLGFTAENVYNQVKAML
- a CDS encoding intracellular exo-alpha-L-arabinofuranosidase, with the translated sequence MKAKLLVSTAFLAASVSLSAQKSATITVHADQGKEIIPKEIYGQFAEHLGSCIYGGLWVGENSDIPNIKGYRTDVFNALKDLSVPVLRWPGGCFADEYHWMDGIGPKENRPKMVNNNWGGTIEDNSFGTHEFLNLCEMLGCEPYVSGNVGSGTVEELAKWVEYMTSDGDSPMANLRRKNGRDKAWKLKYLGVGNESWGCGGSMRPEYYADLYRRYSTYCRNYDGNRLFKIASGASDYDYKWTDVLMNRVGHRMDGLSLHYYTVTGWSGSKGSATQFNKDDYYWTMGKCLEVEDVLKKHCTIMDKYDKDKKIALLLDEWGTWWDEEPGTIKGHLYQQNTLRDAFVASLSLDVFHKYTDRLKMANIAQIVNVLQSMILTKDKEMVLTPTYYVFKMYKVHQDATYLPIDLTCEKMSVRDNRTVPMVSATASKNKDGVIHISLSNVDADEAQEITINLGDTKAKKAIGEILTASKLTDYNSFEKPNIVKPAPFKEVKINKGTMKVKLPAKSIVTLELQ
- a CDS encoding glycoside hydrolase family 127 protein, yielding MKTTSFILALVLSTSLGKAQNAPQVSYFPLQNVKLLDSPFLQAQQTDLHYILALDPDRLLAPFLREAGLQPKAPSYTNWENTGLDGHIGGHYLSALSMMYAATGDTAVYNRLNYMLNELNRAQQTVGTGFIGGTPGSLQLWKDIKAGKIRAGGFDLNGKWVPLYNIHKTYAGLRDAYLYAGSDLARQMLIAFTDWMIDITSGLSDEQMQDMLRSEHGGLNETFADVAEITGDKKYLELARRFSHNLILDPLIKEEDKLTGMHANTQIPKVIGYKRIAELSQDDKNWNHAAEWDHAARFFWNTVVNHRSVCIGGNSVREHFHPSDNFTSMLNDVQGPETCNTYNMLRLTKMLYQNSHNPNQTNEPDPNYVNYYERALYNHILASQEPDKGGFVYFTPMRPGHYRVYSQPETSMWCCVGSGLENHTKYGEFIYAYRKDTLYVNLFIPSQLTWKEQGIILTQETRFPDDGKVTLRINEAPKKKRTLMIRIPEWANQSKGYSVSINGKRKMFVMAKGNQYLPLSRKWEKGDVITFHLPMKVSVEQIPDKKDYYAFLYGPIVLAASTGTEHLDGLYADDSRGGHIAHGKQIPLQEVPMLIGNPDSICKSLQKEQNSRITFSYNGEVYPAQDKALELVPFFRLHNSRYAVYFRQASEEQFKAIQEEMATAERKATELANQTIDLIFPGEQQPESDHGIQYEQAETGTNKDRHFRRAKGWFGYQLKVKEEASRLLITVRKDDRNKVAILLNNEKLAVHPTVSEADKDGFITLSYVLPQKLNTGSCLIRFIPDGTEWTSAVYEVRLLK